atatatttgtgtaaagtttattttctcacaaccctagacatacataagagaatacaaggggaacacatgcaaaaggtgaccgatgtcttattctctctgaagGAAActattgcgtctttgcgccttagggttttgtaaccaagtgattcttgatcttcattgttgatgaagtgaagaactttgcagccaacatcttcctcaagttagCGTGTTCGTCACGTACTAGGAACCGTGCATCTTTAGTtggtcacgtattgggattcgtgtaCAAGGGTGGCgtccatatattgaagagttcagaggttctgaagcggtagaagatttctgctgtaagttcgtCCACGGGGATTGTAGAATCTAAGGACAaagattttgtactagatctgaaacttttatttactatagtgaattgctttccAAGAAGGTTTTCCCtcaagttttttattgtgaaactagtttgtttcattggttttcctaggtcatattgtcttatttaattttccgctgtgcatgatattgatgttagtttgatttaacaaggtttattcataataaatctaattaacaacttgggtttaaaacttgttaattctatcaaccgaggtctaaatttcccaacactatgattattgtttttttatttatcaatattaaataataaatttttttttggtgtgctggtaggatttaATCTTCAAGTCTCTTATTggaagacaaattttttttttgcaattgatcTAACTTGAATCTATACAAATTATTGCAGTAGAAGTTGGTTTATAAACAAATGTGAGGTAGGGAAATTAtcaaaaaatccaataaaaattctactttagaATGGTTGAGCCATGCTGCCTTGGGATGGAATATTCTACAATTTCTCAACTATTACGGATGTGagaattttatttagttatttaatttttataatttaatagttgggGCATaaggatttaaattttgaatgccTCACTTAAAAATACCAAGAAATTTAAGTTAAGTTATAATGCTCTtaacctctatttttttttcttctatctaTAATGAAGATAATTGGACTTAATAACGAATCAAGccatattattataatttggagtTAAGAACAGGTTTAGTTCTATTGTCATAagataataattcaaaatttttgtataGTAGTTTACAATATTGACAGCCACtctttatttataaaatcttgctttgattttttaagaatttgtcTTCATGCCATTCCAGTGTTCTTGTTGATCGCCATTCACCACCTGTTATTGTCAAGCGACTCAAGCTACATGAAAGAAACGTGAACGGTTTTTGTAAGGTCGGGACTCGTGTCTGTAAAAGAGGTAGCAACAATTAAATCAATGGCTAATCTTCATCAGTAAAGCATCCTAAAATATTTCTAGTATCAGTTTCTTGTTGACTTAGGTGTATGTTTCTCATAATCGTATATGCATTGGTTTGTATAGGGTCTACAGTGGCTTCGTAGAGttgtagtttgaaatttgaatactGTAGTGTTTAGGTTTTTGATGCTTTGTATTGTTTTGTACAGGTGTTTCCAATTAATAAAATGGTCATTTTTGCTAAATAGAGCGTTTTTATAAAGTATTTTACCATGGAAAATGCTAAACTACAaactttttacaatttttttacaaactattaatATAGTGAGTAATTTTTGGCAAGTGAAAAAACGATATCAATAGTGGGTCTAAATGAAAACTATTAAGAATTTGccataacaaaaatttgtaaaaatttaaaataatttgtggccCTAACATTATTCTTTAAGCAAATATGTCATTTTGAAACTTTTATGGGAGAATAGCCTTGTTTAGAGTCAAGTTCCATGACCTCTCTTCATTCAGGGAAGGTGAGCAAAGAGATTAGGGCCTCACTATTCGGAAAGCGTGAAACAAGCTCTGAGCGTTTTGCCAGTTCAAAGTCCTGAAATTGGAAGGCAGGTGCACAAGTGCAGCCCACAAGAGAGAAGTGAGTCTCACCATCCCTTGGAGGTGCTTTGAGCACTGTCCCATCAGGGGAAAGGCTGATGTCCTTGGTTGGAAAGAACCAAACCACACGTTTGGAGGCACTGTGTACTGCGGTTGCTGATTGTCAAGAAAGGCTGATGTCCTTTGTTGGAAAAGAACCAAACCACACGTTTGGAGGCACTGTGTACTGCGGTTGCTGATTGTCAAGAAGATTGGGTCCAAGGCATGTTAGAGCATTTACAGCAGTAgagtaaaaaatttagcaatttagctccatcaaaagttactttatctattttacctacacacatgctgcagcagtggatctattttagctttcaacacaataaaataatataaacatcacaataaaataatatatctaccacaataaaataatacatctcactacaataaaaacaccacaataaaaaggtaatgtgaacacaaaataaaaaattaattttttttagctctcatgaatagtgcacatctatctatagatgtacagaagaatgaaatttaaaaaatatgatttaaactccacttgcatgtttctttttggtgttttggtggagctaaaatagctatataactatttagctccactgctgcaagtgctcttagtTTCACTTGCCCATCTTTGTCATTCAATTCCACTACCTGAAAGAAAATATCAATGTGGTGGgggaaaaaatgttaaaaaagaaagagagtaatTACATTGGGAAGGAGGGTTGCATGACTGAAAGTTGTACAGATTTTATATTAGTACTAGATGTTTAAGCAAAACATGGATCTATCTTGAAATGCAATCCTTCAACTAAGAGATGAACTAAACACAACTTTATGAGTATGTTTCAGTCGTTTTCAATGACAAATTTATGAAGACCATGCTAAAACACAACATTTACATATACAAGAACAAAAGAATGAACAAGGGATCTCATGACATGAGTGCTTTGAGTGTTTCATATGCATTTTCAGCAACCAAAACAGTTATACAATTATGCACTACAATACCACAGAATATACATAATGCGAAATTTGCCTCACACAGGTAAATATACACATAGATATATAGTGCAGTTTGTGACACGTTTAATATTAATGTGTAAGCTTTCACATGATCaatcaaaaccatcaaaagCAAGGGAACAATGCAAGCTTTCATATATAAAACCTAGGAGTGGATCCAATAATGGAGCATAATATGTTTCAACAGAGGATATCAATTAGTCATCCTTGACTGAATCAAAATTTCTAAGATGCCTCTCCAGTCTCCACATCATCCATACATGATCGAAGGTTATGATTCATCTTATGTTCAAGTTCAGTGAACAGTCCAATTGGTTAGCTGTTTTCTGCATTGAAGCAACCCACATTCACATTGAACTAATCAAATCCCCCTGAAAACGTTGGTAAAGATGGGTTGAGTTATTGACCTACACCTCATTGtactaatttatatttatttataggacTTGGCTTAGGTCTAGTGTATTGGATCCGTTGCAATGGCGACCCCCGTTGCaataggacccatgaatagtactaaaaagtacagtgggacctataaatagtagcaaaaatatataggatagtagcaaaaataagctaagtaATAGAATAAGCTGACTTTAAACTCTAATCCAAACGCAACCTACACTTACCATTGCCTCCTATTTTAATGTTAAGTTGAACATAATTTAGCTTTGAAAATACCAATTAACCCCTATTCCACCTACTTTGGAAATGGGTAAATTAGTCTTTCAATGTtaaattttgtcttatttaaCACCAAAAGAGGAGATGTTGAAATAAAGTTAAACTTTAGAAAGACAATCGTGCATTTTAATAATTCAAGGGGTTTGCATGTAATCGGGTGAAAGATTAtggaagaaaaatataatttgctttttagttatttagttttttaattgcAAATTAATTCAATCTAGAATGGTCTTTTTgcatttcacattttttttttattggttagtTAGATACGCATCCATTAGGTCTTTAACctacaacctcaccctccaatCAATTATTACAAGAGAAGTATTAATTGAGTATAACTTATTGGCACGATTTTAAATCACAAATTTTCCAATGGTCATATTTGATccttttaacaattttatttaaaaccaAACTTTGAGATCAAAATATAGCAATAGTTTGTTTAAATATGTCATAGACCAAAGTTGTAGCTGAGGCCAAGACATCATTAGTCTGATGGCACCTCCGGTTCAATACCAAGGGCCGGGGTAGAGTAGATTTAGGATTTCTAACcaggataaaaataaaagttgtggCTGAAAGTGTGttcacaaaaatacaaaatctaTTAATTTAGATGGAATCTTAATCATTTGTAATCCAATTTTAAGAAGTGAAATGTGGTAATTGAAATTTTGtgaataaaattatatgatggattttataaaataaaaaaaaattatatgatgcattttataaaataaaaaaaaattatatgatgcatttaataatataaataaaaaattataaaaaaaattatatgtttggTAAACCTGCTATCTGATATATCCTCTTACGATAAAGGGCCTTTTGGTGCGTTTTTTAATTTGACAATGTACAGCGAAAGAAACACTATTATTTATAGTTTCAcgacttcttttctttttgttctttctttcttttttttctttttttttcgtCTTTGCACTCTCTTCCAAGTATTGCATTCAAAGTCTAATTCGCATGATGATCTATACCGCCCGTATGTCTTATAGACAGTTTTAGTCTTTGATACTCCTAATGTGGGGCTTAAGTCCTTGAAGTGTGCAAGCAAAAGGGGATCAATGtcaatatatatctatatatatgtcACTGCTCATTATCTTTATTGACTTGAGGGTGAAAAATTGactatacatttttattttattttatgaaataggACTATAcattattgagagagagagatagaaaatgTTAGATATATATCAGACATATTAGCCTAACGTAATAAGCCCAAGCTCACTCTTACTTTTACTagtagtttagggtttagtggcatatatatactcatgttataATTCATTGTAACATAGTTATTGTACTATATTCTAATTCAAAAACCTTGGTGTTCTCAGTATGCTTTTTCTTCCAAATCCACTCTAGCACATACAACATGGTATAACACATCGCATTGCTAATATATTTAACACAAGACAAGATATTTTGTTATTCAGAAACATTTCATGTGGACAATAGAAGAACTTGACTCTATGTAGTCTTCCTTAGTTATACACATCTGCAACACAAGCTCAATACCAACTATCAGTAATAAACAATGTAGACTTCTcctaataaatattaaaatatatcaaGATGTCGTAATGTGCTTATTGTTGATTACAGAGGAAGCATGATGCTAGCTAACTATATCTTGAGAAAATAGAGTCTATGTGCAATACTTGATTGATCAAAATTATAGGAAAAGTTAAAATGTGGATAACCAAGAAAGCCACCTGCTAAAAAGTGCTTAATGAAGCCAGAATGGAGCAACCAATCCAAACACTGTACTTTCTTTCTGGGCTTGCAACCACTCTCACTCTTACCCCAGGAGGTGCCAGTGAGCTCAGCTCCATAGCCAACCTATCAGCAAGGCCTGATATCATAGTGTGCCCCCACTAAGCACCAAATTACCAAACATCTCTCTCCTGATGTCCATATCACACCTTCTGATTGACCTCAGCACAATCTCATGGACACCACCGGACTCCATTCCCACTATACTTGGATCAAACAGGACTTTTGGGCACTTGAACCGCCCTGCTCCAATTGTTATAACTTGTCCATCAGGCAATTCATATAGCTTCTCCAGCTCGGAGCTCTCCTTTGACACGCCAAGTTCTTTCTCGAAATCCATTGCAACATAAGAAAGTTTCTCCTTTATATCCCTGACAATCTCTCTTTCTGCTGATGTTGTGAATATGTAGCCTTCTTCTGCTAGGATCTTGGAGAGGTAGTCTGTGAGGTCTTTGCCAGCTAAATCAAGCCTCTGGATGGCATGTGGAAGTGCATAACCCTCATAGATTGGGACTGCATATGTCACTCCTTCTTCAGAATTCATTACCATTCCTGTAAAAGGTCCTTAAAATGGGTAATTGGAACATAAACTCCCACAAGGTGCTACTAGGTGCATGTGTGCAGTTGTAATAATATAGCAAGCGAATCTTGAATGATATAGATACCTAAAGTCATTCCTAATGGCCGAACTAATCACTTCTCCCTTTCTTGAAAGATTACTATAAACACGAGTTTAATATCAGTTGTCAATTGTCAAAGATGGGTTATGGTATGAAAATCACAATAACCTTCCTTGAGGTGTAAGTTTTACGTACCTGTGGTTCGTCCACTGGCATACAAGGACAGCACAGCTTGAATGGCTATGAAAGTGGCTGGGATTGCAAAGGCTTTAAACATGATTTCTACCATTTTCTCTCTGTTGGTTTTGGGATTCAAAGGGGCTTCCATTAAGAGGACGGGGTGTTCTTCTATGTTGACTCTGAGCTCCTTGTCAAATGTATGCTCCCAAAGTCTCTCCATAGCTTACCAATCTCTCACTGTTCCATGCTCAATGGGATAGCTTAAACTGAGGATCCCACGCCTTGCTTGTGCTTCATCTCCAAAGTAGATAGCCTTCTGTCCAGTGCCAATCATTTCATGCCTGTTTCTTGGCCGACCTATTATGCTAGGAAAAAGTACAGATGGAGCATCATCACCAGCAAACCCAGCCTGCATTAAGGGAAGTCATACTGTTAGTACATAATTAATGAAGATTTGCAGGGGGGAAAAAATTGCTGGACTGACTAACCTTGACAGAGCCTGTTCCATTGTCACAAACGATTGGACGATTTTCATCAAAATCCATGCCTCTTGTGCTTAATTAGAAGCTTTCTAAGAAGTGGATTGAAAGGGAAGAGTTGTGGGAGGCTGGCATATACAGGCTATGTAAATAAAGATCGGGAAGCTGAAAAAGGAGGAGAATAATGTTTAACTTTCGCTTTGACATGAATTTTAGCATTACTCTCTTTCGGTTGTTTTGGTGCATATCAAAGCATATTGAATATGGTGGtggaaaaaaatgttacaaaagaaaagagtaatTACAGTGGGAAGGAGGGCTGCATGACTGAAAATTGTATAGATTTTCTATTAGTATTAGGCGTTTAAGCATAATTTATTCTAACTTGCTACTTTATGCAAAACAAGTTGTAAATGAAGTGAGTTGAATCAAACCAagttttaaaagtttagaattgttcataaattttatttcaaacacaAGTTGAGTTTAGCACCAAACTAGATTATATATTCGAGTTTGGTTCATTTTCTTGTTTAACAAGCTCGAACTTGTTCACAAActacttgattaacttattcttttttcGTATATAGTACTAAATTTTGTTATCCCTTCACAAATCTATGCTAACAAGTAATaactaaattatttatgaaattatattatttgagttaataagatagaatgttTTTCATTCATGAACTtatgaacttataaaaattagatcCACCTATTGGGCTATGtggaatttggttttgtgttcGATCGGGTTTGTGACCCGACTCGACATGGAAGCGTTATAGattcaaatgaaattttttgtgaggTTTAGTTCATAGAGCGAAAGCTTGGGCCGATATTTTAGCTATACTTCAAGAATACCTAATAATTACTCATAACATGTTCATgatggtataatttttttgacatcATTCTTGAGTTACCAACGTCTTTGGTTAAATAAGATGCTTATGATTATGGGTTTTATTTAAACAGGTTTGAGTGAGAAACGGTCTAGGTGGTGCTTCTTTGGGAGCTCACCACTGCTTTGTTAGACGTGAAATTTAGTGTTGGCTACCGGGTTTCTGCAGAGAGTAAATTTCTTGATCCTAGTGTCCAGCTACTTGGCCCTTCTTTCTGATTGAAAATAGCATTGAATATTTGTATGCAATGAAGTTTTAAGTTCTTACCACATGAGATTTAATCAGataaagaaaattcaagaaactAAGTATGTTAACTTTTATTATGATTTAATACAGCACACACAAAAGTTGAACATAGAGGTTCATAAAACATCTGCTCAGATTATCATTCAAAGCATTGCATGTGAAGTGCAAGCCTAATGTTTCCATGTTACAGTGAAAATCGGACTTGACCTCTCTTCATTCAGGGAAGGTGAGCAAAGAGATTAGGGCCTCACTATTTGGAAAGTGTGAAACAAGTTCTGAGCGTTTTGCCAGTTCAAAGTCCTGAAATTGGAAGGCAGGTGCACAGGTGCAGCCCACAAGAGAGAAGTGAGTCTCACCATCCCTTGGAGGTGCTTTGAGCACTGTCCCATCAGGGGAAAGGCTGATGTCCTTTGTTGGAAAAGAACCAAACCACACATTTGGAGGCACTGTGTACTGCGGTTGCTGATTGTCAAGAAGATTGGGTCCAAGGCAGGTTAGTTTCACTTGCCCATCTTTGTCATTGAATTCCACTACCTGAAAGAAAATATCAATACGGTGGgggaaaaaatgttaaaaaagaaatagagtaATTACATTGGGAAGGAGGGTTGCATGACTGAAAGTCATACAGATTTTATATTAGTACTAGCTGTTTAAGCAAAACATGGATCTATCTTGAAATGCAATCCTTCAACTAAGAGATGAACAAAACACAACTTTATGAGTACTTTTCATGTTTCAGTTGTTTTCAATGACAAATTTATGAAGACCATGCTAAAACACAACATCTAAATATACAAGAACAAAAGAATGAACAAGGGATCCCATGACATGAGCGCTTTGAGTGTTTCATATGCATTTTCAGCAACCAAAGCAGTTATACAATTTTGCACTACAATACCACGGAATACACATAATGCAACATTTGCCTCACACAGGTAAATATGCACATAGATATATAGTGCAGTTTGTGACACGTTTAATATTACTGAGTAATCTTTCACATGATCAATCAAAACCATCTAAAGCTAGGGAACAATGCAGGCTTTCATATATAAAACCTAGGGGCGGATCCAATAATGGAGCATAATATGATTCAACAGAGGATATCAATTAGTCATCCTTGACAGAATCAAAATTTCTAAGATGCCTCTCCAGTCTCCACATCATCCATACATAATTGAAGGTTATGATTCAGCTTATGTTCAAGTTCAATGAACAGTCCAACTTGTCAGCTGTTTCTGCATTGAAGCTACCCACATTGGACTAATCAAATCCATCTGGAAATGTTGGTAAAGATGGGTTATTGCCCATGGGTGTCTTACAACTTTCCTTGTATTTCCTGAATCCTGTATCATGGGATGTCATGTCTATTGCTACCCCTCATTGtactaatttatatttatttataggtcTTGGCTCAGGTCCAGTGCATAATGCACCCATTACATGGCGACACTTGACCAAAAGTAGACATATTAAAATCACAGGTCCAGTGCACCGAGCACTAGACCCAATCACAACAATCGTCAATTTATAATCATTTTGCAGTATGccctttatttatattttccgGTACCAATCAATCACAACAATCGTCAATTTATAATCATTTTGCAGTAAAACTAGtagtaaatttagcattttttttttctttatgcatTGGTATTAATAAATGTGTAACACAAGGGTGGGTGAGTGCGTACCGTAATAGGTTCTCCCACATAAAAATGCCATGTTTCTGCACATGGTAAACGGTGGAGTCTAGACACATTCCCAGACGGTAGCAAAAAGTAAATACACGAACTCACTGCGCGTTCCACCTTGTCTGAAATCAttataagaacacaaaatttataTAGAAAAACAACATAGgattcatcatcatcatcatcatcatcattacaaataaatatatgttCTTTTATCGTAACTTACACTGAGGGGGAAGCTGAGACTTGGAGAGAACGATAGAGTTATCTCTGAAAGTTTCAGAGTAAAACCCACCTTCTGGGTGGGCAGCCAGATTCAACTTGGCTACAATCTCTGATGCTGAACCCATGTTTGCTTTCCTTTGTTTAACCTTAAATCACTCTCTTTGATCTGATCAGAATACAATTCAGATCAATCCAACCTTATATAATATAAAGCCCCAACCGACTATTATATACTCTTAATCTTGAAAAAACTGTACACCGATTGTTACTAAAGTCGTCGCCCAGCTGCTACCAAACCTttggtattttttatattataattccATAATTTGGAGTAGTTTAAACAACGAGTTTGTTATATAGGTTTAAACAACCATTTTTAGTtaacacgtatttttatatatttttttaaatatatatatttttaaaaaatataaacaatattattaaaataatattaccaaatgagctctaaaattttgaaatatatatgtCTTCGTTGAAACAGGAGTAGTAAATATACTACGAGGTATAACTTACTAGTCTTcactattattttaagaaagttttgatatcaatttttataaagaatataaaaaattatttttgaaaaattaattagtttttttctttttccattaaaattttattaaaatagctTCTAATTAAGTTTATTGCCTTTCGGGCATTTAATAACTATTACTCCGATCCTCAACTTTAAAAATATGTTACGACCTGTTTAAGAATAgtttatttagctaaaattgaaattttttttttgctgtaagtactgtagataaatgtaaaaattagctaaaataatacaagaggacttataaataatactaaaaagagCAATAGGaaccataaatagtagcaaaaataagctgacttTAAACTCTAATCACAAACGCAACCTACACTTACCATTGCCTCCTGTTTTGATGTTAAGTTGGACATAATTTAGCATTGAAAATACCAATTAACCCCTTTGCCAACTACTTTGAAAATGGGTAAATTAGTCTTTCAATgttaaattttgtcatatttagCACCAAAAGAGGAGATGTTGAAACAAAGTTAAACTTTGGATAGACAATCgtgcattttaaaaattcaaggGGTTTGCATGTAATCAGGGTGAAAGATTATggtagaaaaatataatttgctttttatttatttatttagtttttaattacaaattaattCAATCTAGAATGGTCATTTTgcatttcacttttttttttattttttttttattggttagtTAGATACACATCCATTAGGTCTTTAACCTACAACCTCACCTCCAATCACTTATTACGAGAGAAGTACTAATGGAGTTATAACTCaaatcacaaattttcaattgtcATATTTGATTCTTTTAACGATTTTATTTAAAACCAAACTTTGAGGTCAAAATCTAGCAATAGTATGTTTAAATACGTCATAGACCAAAGTTTTAGCTGAAGCCAAGTGACATCATTAGTTTGATGGCACCTCCATTTCAATACCAAGGGCCGGGTAGAGTAGATCTAGGATTTCTAACcaggataaaaataaaagttatggcTGAAAGTGTGttcacaaaaatacaaaatctaTTAATTTAGATGGAATCTTAATCATTTGTAATCCACAAATTTTAAGGAGTGAAATGTGGTAATTGAAATTTTGtgaataaaattatatgatggattttataaaaaaaaaaaaaaaaaaaattatatgtttggCAAACCTGCTAGGTGAGATTTCCTCTTACAATAAAGGGCATTTTGGTGCGTTTTATAATTTGACAATTTACAGCCAAAGAAACACTATTATTTAGAGTTTCACaattcccccttttttttttttttttttgccctctCTTCCAAGTATTACATTCAAAAGTCTAATTCGCATGATGGTCTATACCGCCTACATGTCTTATAGATAGTTTTAGTCTTGATATCCTCGGCTTAAGTCCTTTAAGTGTGCAACCAAAAGGGATCAATGTCAatgtatatctatatatatgtcACTGCTTATTATCTTTATTGACTTGAGGGTGAAAATATGACTAtacgtttttattttattttttgaaacaggACTATACATTATTGAGAAATAGAGAGATAGaaaatgttagagatatattagacatattagcccaatgtaataAGCTCAAGTCCACTTTTACTTGTACTagtagtttagggtttagtcgcatatatatactcatattataattcattaTAACACAgtattgtactacactcttacataataaagatgtagcccttAAGGGATTCCTCCGTGGACGTAAGCCGACAAGGCTGAACTACGTAACTCTTGTGTTCtcaatgttcctattatacGCTTCCTCTTCTGCATCC
This portion of the Castanea sativa cultivar Marrone di Chiusa Pesio chromosome 7, ASM4071231v1 genome encodes:
- the LOC142642731 gene encoding uncharacterized protein LOC142642731, whose product is MGSASEIVAKLNLAAHPEGGFYSETFRDNSIVLSKSQLPPQYKVERAVSSCIYFLLPSGNVSRLHRLPCAETWHFYVGEPITVVEFNDKDGQVKLTCLGPNLLDNQQPQYTVPPNVWFGSFPTKDISLSPDGTVLKAPPRDGETHFSLVGCTCAPAFQFQDFELAKRSELVSHFPNSEALISLLTFPE